A genomic segment from Neobacillus sp. YX16 encodes:
- a CDS encoding phosphotransferase, protein MIGQKNLYLDEILAQYFPAGSWVTWDGQSGANNTTRFVTFDNEQYVLRVYETHQDEDKVKYEHAILVALAERNLTFSIPQPVRSRDGKTIIRTRHGKIASLFRYLDGVNPTLAELEEIHSFGRTAGQLSASLALVEINQRPAYRPYYEIENTHPRCSLQDVLSFCKNPLREFSERTTDLLVIFEQLTSFMEQVSTLRQLPHQLVHGDLNASNILVNEDGIVSAVLDFEFVTTDLRVMELAVCLSDFIEPSEEETKTWAKINAFISGYGQSRKMTDAEIDAIPILIQLRSLDVFIHFLGRYLDQVSSIDIVKEYIQKSAIRCKWIMDNKNKLITLCYANLQ, encoded by the coding sequence ATGATAGGACAAAAGAACTTATATTTAGATGAAATTCTTGCTCAATACTTTCCCGCAGGCAGCTGGGTAACATGGGATGGGCAAAGTGGTGCTAACAATACGACACGATTTGTTACTTTTGATAATGAGCAATATGTACTCCGCGTCTATGAAACCCATCAGGACGAAGATAAGGTAAAGTATGAGCATGCTATCCTAGTTGCCTTAGCGGAAAGGAATCTAACTTTTTCTATACCGCAGCCTGTCCGATCACGTGATGGAAAAACGATTATAAGAACAAGGCATGGCAAGATTGCCAGTTTATTTCGGTACTTGGATGGAGTAAACCCAACTCTTGCTGAATTGGAAGAAATTCATTCTTTCGGGAGAACTGCTGGTCAATTGTCAGCTTCGCTAGCACTTGTCGAAATCAATCAGCGTCCTGCCTACAGACCGTATTATGAGATTGAAAACACTCATCCACGTTGTTCTTTACAGGATGTTTTGAGCTTTTGCAAAAACCCTCTGAGAGAATTTTCGGAACGGACTACTGATTTGCTAGTTATTTTTGAACAGCTCACTTCATTTATGGAGCAGGTTTCTACATTAAGGCAATTGCCACATCAACTTGTTCATGGCGATTTAAACGCGTCCAACATTCTGGTCAATGAAGATGGGATTGTATCAGCTGTTCTTGATTTTGAATTTGTTACGACCGATTTACGGGTGATGGAACTGGCAGTTTGCTTATCAGACTTCATCGAACCTAGCGAAGAAGAAACCAAGACTTGGGCAAAAATTAATGCATTTATTTCCGGTTATGGTCAATCTCGAAAAATGACAGATGCTGAAATCGATGCCATTCCTATCCTCATCCAACTTAGAAGTCTCGATGTATTCATTCATTTTCTAGGTCGTTATTTGGATCAGGTTAGCTCCATTGATATCGTAAAAGAATATATTCAAAAATCCGCGATACGCTGCAAATGGATTATGGATAATAAAAACAAATTGATTACTTTATGTTATGCTAATTTGCAATAA
- a CDS encoding arylamine N-acetyltransferase, giving the protein MNDLNLLFRKRIGISQNEVITYQNLDMVLEKTTKSIPFENLCIIENRTKEITKENITSKILEHNEGGLCYELNSILYLFLSENGFSPSLVRGVIYNQMNQQWSETGNTHVVNLITHNGQVYLVDTGFGGFLPLKPVPLSGETVASSNGKFKVDHVESEHGDYMMYMKLNRKEEDWKIGYAFNSKVEIQNITELNEVQRIIIEHPESAFNKKPLITKLTDKGNITLTDTSFTEWVDSSLNKEIINEKRFNEIRNEYFNL; this is encoded by the coding sequence ATGAATGACTTAAACTTACTATTTCGTAAAAGAATAGGTATCTCGCAAAATGAAGTAATTACATATCAAAATTTAGATATGGTTCTTGAAAAGACTACAAAGTCTATTCCGTTTGAAAATTTATGTATTATTGAAAATAGAACAAAGGAAATAACAAAAGAGAATATAACGAGTAAGATACTAGAACACAATGAAGGAGGACTTTGTTACGAACTAAATTCTATTCTTTACCTTTTTTTATCTGAAAATGGCTTTAGTCCAAGCTTAGTCCGGGGAGTAATTTATAATCAAATGAATCAACAATGGAGTGAGACTGGGAATACCCATGTGGTTAATCTTATTACCCATAATGGGCAGGTCTATCTAGTTGATACTGGTTTTGGAGGGTTCTTACCATTAAAGCCTGTTCCGTTAAGCGGAGAAACTGTTGCTTCTAGTAATGGAAAATTTAAAGTGGATCATGTAGAAAGTGAACATGGGGATTATATGATGTACATGAAATTAAATCGTAAAGAAGAAGACTGGAAGATTGGATACGCTTTTAATTCTAAAGTAGAGATTCAAAATATAACTGAATTAAATGAAGTTCAAAGAATTATCATCGAACATCCTGAATCTGCATTCAATAAGAAGCCCTTGATCACTAAATTAACAGACAAAGGGAACATTACATTAACTGACACATCGTTTACCGAATGGGTTGATAGTTCATTGAACAAGGAAATCATCAATGAAAAAAGATTCAATGAAATAAGGAATGAATATTTTAATCTCTGA